Proteins found in one Amycolatopsis umgeniensis genomic segment:
- a CDS encoding sporulation protein: MFQKVLATFGSGGAKIDARLLDRSVSPGRPLRGEVLLLGGEVDQEINGLSVKLLARVQTPDERSPGVEDLEFGTQQLAGSERIGPGQQVRIPFEVALPWETPISSVFGKPLHGMAVGLQTSLDIANSVTDPVDVDGASIEPLPAQKRILDAFSRIGFVFREAVLERGRINGATQQLPFFQEIRFTPSPRFAPVFTSVAVTFLSSAAETQVVLEVTKRVRVSKSGGFGGRGQEFLGLFKVDHAALERVNWEPQLEGWLHEVAKARGIFD, encoded by the coding sequence ATGTTCCAGAAGGTGCTCGCGACATTCGGTTCGGGCGGGGCGAAGATCGACGCCCGGCTGCTCGACCGCTCGGTCTCCCCCGGCCGTCCCCTGCGCGGCGAGGTCCTGCTGCTCGGCGGCGAAGTCGATCAAGAGATCAACGGTCTCTCGGTGAAGCTGCTCGCCCGCGTCCAGACGCCGGACGAGCGCTCCCCCGGCGTCGAGGACCTCGAGTTCGGCACCCAGCAGCTGGCGGGCAGCGAGCGGATCGGACCGGGCCAGCAGGTCCGGATCCCGTTCGAGGTCGCCCTGCCCTGGGAGACGCCGATCTCCAGTGTCTTCGGCAAACCGCTGCACGGGATGGCCGTCGGCCTGCAGACCAGCCTCGACATCGCGAACTCCGTCACCGACCCGGTCGACGTCGACGGCGCCTCGATCGAGCCGCTGCCCGCGCAGAAAAGGATCTTGGACGCCTTCAGCCGGATCGGCTTCGTCTTCCGCGAGGCCGTGCTGGAACGCGGCCGGATCAACGGCGCGACCCAGCAGCTCCCGTTCTTCCAGGAGATCCGCTTCACCCCCTCGCCGCGGTTCGCGCCCGTCTTCACCTCGGTGGCGGTGACCTTCCTGTCCTCGGCGGCGGAGACGCAGGTCGTGCTGGAGGTGACGAAACGGGTCCGGGTGTCCAAGAGCGGCGGGTTCGGCGGCCGCGGCCAGGAGTTCCTCGGCCTGTTCAAGGTCGACCACGCGGCGCTGGAACGGGTCAACTGGGAGCCGCAGCTCGAGGGCTGGCTGCACGAAGTGGCCAAAGCGCGCGGAATCTTCGACTGA
- a CDS encoding efflux RND transporter permease subunit — protein sequence MSTLARLSLRNRSLIGLLALVVIGFGAFALPQLKQQLFPSLQFPQAQIITPYAGASPDAVDRQVTEPLEGGLQGLKGLEELNSTSSEGLSRITAQFEFGTDIDAAVGQIQRVVDGVKARLPQNSEPTVSAGSTDDLPVVLLAAGTTGDPQALAPALTGEVAPELRKIDGVREVDVTGARQPRVTIALDYAKLAAAGVDPSSIATTLQTAGAAVPAGTLTEGDKTLTVQVGGGPTTVDTIKNLYLTPTPSSRPGAQAAKPVQLGDVADVQAGFAPPTSITRTNGKPSLGLSITMVENGNAVAISESVRDKLPELSKKIGAEMSVVFDQGTPVKDAISGLTTEGLLGLAFAVIVILLFLMSLRSTLVTAVSIPLSVVVALLALWTGDLSLNLLTLGALTIAIGRVVDDSIVVLENIKRHLAYGEEKQRAVLDGVREVAGAVTSSTLTTVAVFLPIAFVGGFVGELFSPFAITVTVALLASLLVSLTIVPVLAYWFLKPPKTPANEHEAELTRQAAEDKERRGLLQRGYVPVIRFATRRRVTVVLLALIIFGGTVGLASQLNTNFLDQSGSTTLSLSQKLPPGTSPEAKEKAAGAVEQALAAEPAVETYQVSIGGGSFFGGGGGTATNIQVTVAKDTDLDALSDRLRGKLDKPELGEVKIGAEAGGFNSDGVSITVTAPDEASLKPAAEQVRQALSSVPELTEVTSDLAQGSPRVQVEVDAAKAAASGLSATTIGQIANQAIAGRTVTQLPVDGQRTDIVLRAGTAPVSVDAVKALPIPSATGVVRLDSVANVSTVDGPAAVHRTSGELSTTVTAKNTGADLAATTKAIQSKLDGLTFTGGAAYKLGGVSEDQQEAFGNLFLALLAAVAIVYLIMVATFRSLLQPLILLVSIPFAATGAIGLLLATGTALGLPALIGMLMLVGIVVTNAIVLIDLINQYRASGMSVSEAVVEGGRRRLRPILMTAAATIFALVPMALGLTGQGGFIGQPLAIVVIGGLVSSTLLTLILVPTLYTTVETRKEKRRAKKEARRSRSSEAPASETLTPEPTS from the coding sequence ATGTCCACGCTGGCCAGACTGAGCCTGCGCAATCGAAGTCTCATCGGGCTGCTCGCCCTGGTGGTGATCGGCTTCGGCGCCTTCGCCCTGCCGCAGCTGAAGCAGCAGCTGTTCCCGTCGTTGCAGTTCCCGCAGGCGCAGATCATCACGCCGTACGCGGGCGCGTCGCCGGACGCGGTCGACCGCCAGGTCACCGAACCGCTCGAGGGCGGGCTCCAGGGCCTGAAAGGGCTCGAAGAACTGAACTCGACGTCGTCGGAGGGCCTGTCGCGGATCACCGCGCAGTTCGAATTCGGCACGGACATCGACGCGGCCGTCGGGCAGATCCAGCGCGTCGTCGACGGGGTCAAGGCACGGCTGCCGCAGAACAGCGAACCGACGGTGTCGGCGGGTTCCACCGACGACCTGCCGGTCGTGCTGCTCGCCGCCGGGACCACCGGCGACCCGCAGGCGCTCGCGCCCGCGCTGACCGGGGAGGTCGCGCCGGAACTGCGCAAGATCGACGGCGTCCGCGAGGTCGACGTGACCGGTGCGCGGCAGCCGCGGGTCACCATCGCGCTGGACTACGCGAAGCTGGCCGCGGCGGGCGTCGACCCGTCGTCGATCGCCACCACGCTGCAGACGGCCGGTGCCGCCGTCCCGGCCGGGACGCTGACCGAAGGCGACAAGACGCTCACCGTCCAGGTCGGCGGCGGACCGACCACAGTGGACACGATCAAGAACCTCTACCTGACGCCGACACCTTCGTCGCGTCCCGGCGCGCAGGCGGCCAAGCCGGTGCAGCTCGGCGACGTCGCGGACGTCCAGGCGGGCTTCGCGCCGCCGACGTCGATCACGCGCACCAACGGCAAGCCGAGCCTCGGGCTCTCGATCACCATGGTGGAGAACGGGAACGCGGTCGCGATCTCGGAATCGGTGCGGGACAAGCTGCCCGAGCTGTCGAAGAAGATCGGCGCCGAGATGAGCGTCGTGTTCGACCAGGGCACCCCGGTCAAGGACGCGATCAGCGGGCTGACCACCGAAGGCCTGCTGGGACTGGCGTTCGCGGTCATCGTGATCCTGCTGTTCCTGATGTCGCTGCGGTCCACGCTCGTGACGGCGGTGTCGATCCCGCTTTCGGTGGTCGTGGCACTGCTCGCGCTGTGGACCGGTGACCTGTCGCTGAACCTGCTCACCCTCGGCGCGCTCACCATCGCCATCGGCCGGGTCGTCGACGACTCGATCGTGGTACTGGAGAACATCAAACGACATCTGGCGTACGGCGAGGAAAAACAGCGCGCGGTCCTCGACGGCGTGCGCGAGGTGGCGGGCGCGGTGACCTCGTCCACGCTCACCACGGTCGCGGTGTTCCTGCCGATCGCCTTCGTCGGCGGTTTCGTCGGCGAGCTGTTCTCGCCGTTCGCGATCACCGTCACCGTGGCGCTGCTGGCGTCGCTGCTGGTCTCGCTGACGATCGTGCCGGTGCTGGCGTACTGGTTCCTCAAGCCGCCCAAGACCCCCGCGAACGAGCACGAAGCCGAGCTCACGCGGCAAGCCGCGGAGGACAAGGAACGTCGCGGGCTGCTGCAGCGCGGATACGTGCCGGTGATCCGGTTCGCCACCCGTCGCCGGGTCACCGTGGTCCTGCTGGCGCTGATCATCTTCGGCGGCACGGTCGGGCTGGCGTCGCAGCTGAACACGAACTTCCTCGACCAGTCCGGCTCGACGACGCTGAGCCTTTCGCAGAAACTGCCGCCCGGTACCAGTCCCGAGGCCAAGGAGAAGGCCGCCGGCGCGGTGGAACAGGCGCTCGCCGCCGAACCCGCCGTCGAGACGTACCAGGTCAGCATCGGCGGAGGCAGCTTCTTCGGCGGCGGTGGCGGCACGGCGACCAACATCCAGGTCACCGTCGCCAAGGACACCGACCTCGACGCGCTCTCGGATCGCTTGCGCGGCAAGCTGGACAAGCCGGAACTCGGCGAGGTCAAGATCGGCGCCGAAGCCGGCGGCTTCAACTCCGACGGGGTCTCGATCACCGTCACCGCTCCCGACGAAGCCTCGCTGAAGCCCGCCGCCGAGCAGGTCCGCCAGGCCCTGTCCTCGGTGCCGGAGCTGACCGAGGTGACCAGTGACCTCGCGCAGGGCTCGCCGCGCGTGCAGGTCGAGGTCGACGCCGCCAAGGCCGCCGCGAGCGGGCTTTCGGCGACGACGATCGGCCAGATCGCGAACCAGGCGATCGCCGGCCGCACGGTGACCCAGCTGCCGGTGGACGGCCAGCGCACGGACATCGTGCTGCGGGCGGGCACGGCCCCGGTGTCGGTGGACGCGGTCAAGGCGCTGCCGATCCCGAGCGCGACCGGCGTCGTCCGGCTCGACTCGGTGGCGAACGTGTCCACTGTGGACGGCCCCGCCGCGGTGCACCGCACCTCGGGCGAGCTGAGCACCACGGTCACCGCCAAGAACACCGGCGCGGACCTGGCCGCCACCACGAAGGCCATCCAGTCCAAACTGGACGGTCTGACCTTCACCGGCGGCGCGGCGTACAAGCTCGGCGGCGTCAGCGAGGATCAGCAGGAGGCCTTCGGGAACCTGTTCCTCGCGCTGCTGGCCGCGGTCGCGATCGTGTACCTGATCATGGTCGCGACGTTCCGCAGCCTGCTCCAGCCGCTGATCCTGCTGGTGTCGATCCCGTTCGCGGCGACCGGCGCGATCGGGCTGCTGCTGGCCACCGGGACCGCGCTGGGCCTGCCCGCGCTGATCGGGATGCTGATGCTCGTCGGCATCGTGGTGACCAACGCGATCGTGCTGATCGACCTGATCAACCAGTACCGGGCTTCGGGGATGAGCGTGTCCGAAGCGGTGGTCGAAGGCGGCAGGCGACGGCTGCGGCCGATCCTGATGACCGCCGCGGCGACCATCTTCGCGCTGGTCCCGATGGCGCTCGGCCTCACCGGCCAGGGCGGGTTCATCGGGCAGCCGCTCGCGATCGTGGTGATCGGCGGACTGGTCAGCTCGACCCTGCTGACGCTGATCCTGGTGCCGACGCTGTACACGACTGTCGAGACGCGGAAAGAGAAGCGCCGCGCGAAGAAGGAGGCCCGGCGTTCGCGGTCTTCGGAGGCTCCGGCTTCCGAGACGCTGACGCCCGAGCCGACTTCGTAG
- a CDS encoding YihY/virulence factor BrkB family protein yields MSEENGRDEPAAEVAKVRRGPLRLLSRTLNKAWEGNIFSEAAEAAFWQTLSLPPLLLGLLGCLGFVGDWFGQEVVTAVHDRIITFSKTIFSDNAVHDIIEPTVNSILFVGKGEIVSIGFLISLWAGSSAMSSFVDAITVAHDQYGVRNDVWQRIFALLLYLAGLVILVVGLPLLAIGPDLLPQFFPNDWRDTVSFWVGTLYYPVLAVMIVLALTTLYKLSLPRRLPWHRGLPGAMLAMGVFLLSSIGLRIYLNWITKTGYTYGALAAPIAFLLLMFFIGLAVVGGAYFNSAIQELWPAKATKRQRRKWRRLEMERASERIRAEEGRKLWERTTVPLRRPRQNGDSPDGDAEHASEQSVNEETQSETDQVTERRS; encoded by the coding sequence CTCAACAAGGCGTGGGAAGGCAACATCTTCTCCGAGGCCGCCGAAGCCGCGTTCTGGCAGACGCTGTCGCTGCCGCCGCTGCTGCTCGGTCTCCTCGGTTGCCTCGGCTTCGTCGGCGACTGGTTCGGCCAGGAGGTCGTGACCGCGGTCCACGACCGGATCATCACCTTCAGCAAAACGATCTTCAGCGACAACGCCGTCCACGACATCATCGAGCCGACGGTCAACAGCATCCTGTTCGTCGGCAAGGGCGAGATCGTCTCCATCGGCTTCCTGATCTCCCTGTGGGCGGGCTCGTCGGCGATGTCGTCGTTCGTCGACGCGATCACCGTGGCCCACGACCAGTACGGCGTCCGCAACGACGTCTGGCAGCGGATCTTCGCGCTGCTGCTGTACCTGGCCGGGCTGGTGATCCTCGTGGTCGGGCTGCCACTGCTGGCGATCGGACCGGATCTGCTCCCCCAGTTCTTCCCGAACGACTGGCGCGACACGGTGTCGTTCTGGGTCGGCACCCTGTACTACCCGGTGCTGGCCGTGATGATCGTGCTGGCGCTCACCACGCTCTACAAACTCTCGCTGCCGCGACGGCTGCCGTGGCACCGCGGCCTGCCGGGCGCGATGCTCGCCATGGGTGTTTTCCTGCTCTCCAGCATCGGCCTGCGGATCTACCTGAACTGGATCACCAAGACCGGCTACACCTACGGCGCGCTCGCCGCGCCGATCGCCTTCCTGTTGTTGATGTTCTTCATCGGGCTCGCGGTGGTCGGCGGCGCGTACTTCAACAGCGCGATCCAGGAACTGTGGCCCGCCAAGGCGACGAAACGCCAGCGCCGGAAATGGCGGCGGCTGGAGATGGAACGCGCCAGCGAACGGATCCGCGCCGAAGAGGGTCGCAAACTGTGGGAACGCACGACCGTCCCGCTCCGGCGTCCCCGCCAGAACGGCGATTCTCCCGACGGTGACGCCGAACACGCTTCGGAACAATCGGTGAACGAAGAAACGCAGAGCGAAACCGATCAGGTGACGGAACGGCGAAGTTGA
- a CDS encoding DUF3039 domain-containing protein, with the protein MSTQTLPKPDTRPEGTDGTDDDAPKMFHYVRKNKIAESAVMGTHVVALCGEVFPVTKSAKPGSPVCPDCKKIYDGLKPGD; encoded by the coding sequence GTGAGTACACAGACCCTTCCGAAGCCGGATACCCGTCCCGAGGGCACCGACGGCACCGATGACGACGCGCCGAAGATGTTCCACTACGTGCGCAAGAACAAGATCGCCGAAAGCGCGGTCATGGGCACGCACGTGGTGGCGCTGTGCGGCGAGGTCTTCCCGGTGACGAAGTCGGCGAAGCCCGGTTCGCCGGTCTGCCCCGACTGCAAGAAGATCTACGACGGTCTCAAGCCGGGCGACTGA
- a CDS encoding HD domain-containing protein: MDWPTAITRLGGDHRIAAVAWNDLETRYAEPHRRYHDLRHAKAVARDSGALAVAFGLSSRERALVAIAAWTHDVVYDARPGEDEQASAAWTRDELTNARVPEAEITRAEDLVLSTIHHAAPDDDLLATALLDADLAILGASPEGYQEYASGVREEYSIYSDEDWRVGRATVLESLLARPRLYRSEIARARWESKARENLAGELTRWRDADPHHR; the protein is encoded by the coding sequence ATGGACTGGCCGACCGCGATCACCAGGCTCGGTGGCGATCACCGGATCGCCGCCGTCGCGTGGAACGACCTCGAAACCCGCTACGCCGAACCGCATCGCCGCTATCACGATCTCCGGCACGCCAAGGCCGTCGCCCGGGACAGCGGCGCCCTCGCCGTCGCCTTCGGCCTGAGCTCCCGCGAGCGAGCCCTCGTCGCCATCGCCGCCTGGACGCACGACGTCGTCTACGACGCCCGCCCCGGCGAGGACGAGCAGGCCAGCGCGGCCTGGACCCGTGACGAGCTCACCAACGCCAGGGTCCCCGAGGCCGAGATCACCCGTGCGGAGGATCTGGTCCTCAGCACGATCCACCACGCCGCCCCGGACGACGACCTCCTCGCCACCGCCCTGCTCGACGCCGACCTCGCGATTCTCGGCGCCTCACCGGAGGGCTACCAGGAGTACGCGAGCGGTGTCCGGGAGGAGTACTCGATCTATTCGGACGAGGACTGGCGCGTCGGACGCGCGACCGTGCTGGAGAGCCTGCTCGCCCGGCCGCGGCTGTATCGCAGCGAGATCGCGCGGGCACGCTGGGAGAGCAAGGCGCGGGAGAACCTCGCGGGCGAGCTGACCCGATGGCGTGACGCGGACCCACATCACCGATGA